In the Blattabacterium sp. (Blattella germanica) str. Bge genome, ATGATTTTCTTTTTTTGAAAAACTTTTTTGAAAAATCTTAAAGTTGTATACCAATCCAATCCTCCAGGTTCTGGAGTTCCAGTAGAAGGAGTTATACTTGGATCAAAAACGTCTATATCTATACTAATAAATACATTTTTTGATAGTTTTTGAATAGCTTTTTTCATCCATAGATCGTTTTTATAAATTTCATGCATATAAAAAACGTTTCCTTTTTGAAGGAATTTTTTTTCAAGTATATCCATGCTACGAATACCTATTTGTATTAAAGGATATTTTCTAGATGCTTCATACATGGAACATGCATGATTGTACGGATTTCCTTTATATACAGGACGTAAATCTATATGTGCATCCATGTGAAGAATACTTAAATTTGGATATTTTTCTCCAAAAGCTCTAATGCTTCCTATTGATATAGAATGATCTCCTCCTATAAGGGTTACAAATTTTTCTTTGAAAAGGTACTTTTTTGTAGTATTGTATACTTTTTGAACCATTTTTTTAGAGGATATTGAATGATTTACAATGGGAGATACAAGAAAAATTCCTTTTTTATATACTTCTGAATCGGTTTCAATATCATACAACTCCATATGTTTTGCTGCAGATAAAAATGCTTTAGGTCCTTTTCGAGAACCTTTTTTCCATGTTTGAGTAGAATCATATGGAACAGGAATCAGTACAATTTTAGATGTTTCAAGTGTAGCATATTTTTCAGATATTCCTGCAAAAGTTTTTTTTTTATAATGTTTTTTCAATAACCTAATATTTTTAATATTTCCTCAGGTCTCTGTGATTTACGAAATATTCTATATACCAAATTATTTTTTTCGTCATGATTGATCAACACATGAATAGGTTGTGGTATTAAACAATGATGGACCCCTCCATATCCACTAATTGTATCTTGATAAGCTCCAGTATTGAAAAAACCGATATAAAGTGGAGTTTTTTTACGAAAACAAGGAAGATATATAGCGTTCATGTGTTGTTCTGAATTATAATAATCATCACTATCACACGTTAATCCTCCTAAAAAAACTCTTTCGTAACAATCATTCCAACGATTGATAGCCATCATAATGAATCTTCTACTGATAGCCCAAGTATCAGGAAGTGTCGTCATAAAAGAACTATCTATCATATTCCATTTTTCTCTATCATTCTGACGTTTTTGACTAAGTATTTTATATAAAATTCCTCCACTTTCTCCTACTGTATAGGCTCCAAATTCTGTATATATATGAGGGTCTGAAACATTCTCTTCTTGACAAAATTTCTTTATTTGATAAACGATTTCATTTGCCATATATTCATAATCATAATTGAAAGACATAGATGTTTTTATCGGAAAACCACCTCCTATATTCAGAATATCCAATTCTGGTGCTATTTTTTTTAATCCAGCATAAATATGCAAACATTTAAAAAGCTCATTCCAATAATAAGCAGTATCTTTTATTCCTGTATTTATGAAAAAATGCAACATTTTTAATTCCACTTTTGGATTGTTTTTTATTTTGTTTAAATAAAAAACAATAATATCCTTGTATCCGATTCCTAATCGAGAAGTATAAAATTCAAATTTTGGTTCTTCTTCAGAAGCTATGCGTATACCTAATTTAAAAGGAAAATTGATAGTTAAATTCAGTTTTTCTAATTCATCGGAATTATCTAATATAGGAATTGTATTATAAAAACCGGAATTGATTAATTCCGATATATTTTCA is a window encoding:
- the speB gene encoding agmatinase encodes the protein MKKHYKKKTFAGISEKYATLETSKIVLIPVPYDSTQTWKKGSRKGPKAFLSAAKHMELYDIETDSEVYKKGIFLVSPIVNHSISSKKMVQKVYNTTKKYLFKEKFVTLIGGDHSISIGSIRAFGEKYPNLSILHMDAHIDLRPVYKGNPYNHACSMYEASRKYPLIQIGIRSMDILEKKFLQKGNVFYMHEIYKNDLWMKKAIQKLSKNVFISIDIDVFDPSITPSTGTPEPGGLDWYTTLRFFKKVFQKKKIIGFDIVELLPDEKESSTDFLAVKLYYKLLSYKYELTI
- a CDS encoding decarboxylase, whose amino-acid sequence is MKIRYADLIDQTFDFPTEEFSIKNNLLEFHGIPLMDLIQKYGTPLQFTYLPKISQNIKKARKWFEKAIYSNQYNNKYTYCYCTKSSHFSFVLEEALKNNISIETSYAYDIEIVKNLYQKGKTNKNIEVICNGFKTKNYIENISELINSGFYNTIPILDNSDELEKLNLTINFPFKLGIRIASEEEPKFEFYTSRLGIGYKDIIVFYLNKIKNNPKVELKMLHFFINTGIKDTAYYWNELFKCLHIYAGLKKIAPELDILNIGGGFPIKTSMSFNYDYEYMANEIVYQIKKFCQEENVSDPHIYTEFGAYTVGESGGILYKILSQKRQNDREKWNMIDSSFMTTLPDTWAISRRFIMMAINRWNDCYERVFLGGLTCDSDDYYNSEQHMNAIYLPCFRKKTPLYIGFFNTGAYQDTISGYGGVHHCLIPQPIHVLINHDEKNNLVYRIFRKSQRPEEILKILGY